GACATGCCGGCGGTTACCGCGCCGTTCCTTGGGGCCTTGCGCGCACACTTCACTGGGACCGAGCGCGTGGCGGCGGCGTACGTGGCGGGGGCGTATATGCCCACCGCAAGTGTAGCGGCAACCACGGCGCCTGCCCGTGGCATTCCCGCGATCCTCCCTCGTGCCGACTGGCCGTGGCTGGAGATGCTGTCTGGTGAACAGGGTGCCAAGCCGCTGCTGCAGCAGGACACCATTGCCGTGCCCCTCGGCGACGGGGCCTTCGATCTGGATACCCCTGCCGACGTGGCACGGTGGCGACAGACGCAGGAGCGCGGCGGTCGATCGGCGAACACGTAATGCGCCAACGGAACACCGAACCGCCGCGTGCCCCCGATACCCTATGGCATCGGGGGCACGCGGCGTTCGTAACCCACAACAGTGGTGCGCGCTGCGGTTATTGGCTGTCCGGCGCTACCGGTGCCTCTGGCGCACCGCGTCGTCCCCGGCCGCCGTTCATCCCTGGCGCAAGCGGCCCGTCGGGACCGCGCTGACCACGGAACGGCATCCCGCCAACACCGGGCCCCCTACCACCTCCGCTGCGAACCCCTCGCGCAGCGCCACGCTGCCCGCGCATCGCCCCACGCTGCCGCAGCTCGCGGCGCATGTTGTCCACGCGGGTCTTCTGTTGCGCGGTCAACACCCCACGCGCCTCCTGTCGCTGTTTGAGACCGGCGATGATCTGTTCGTTGCGCAGTGCGCTCATGCGATCGAGCGCGGTGCGAGCCTTGGACAGGTTGCCATCACCCTGGGTGGCTTCGAGCAGATCGGCACGCGCCCGCAGCAGATCGGCTTCATTGGCCCGCGCGGCCGGCGCATCCTGCAGCGCTTCGAGTCGCTTCACCTGCTCATCGGTCAGCTGCAGTTCGGAGC
Above is a window of Gemmatimonas sp. DNA encoding:
- a CDS encoding NTP transferase domain-containing protein translates to MSPGSVAGLLLAAGGSHRLGEPKQLLVDETGVPAVVRMARALRDAGCAPVLVVVGAAAEAVTSSLAHESVHVVTHAAWAHGMGSSISAGMRTLLDITASTDEVQGVLIAPCDMPAVTAPFLGALRAHFTGTERVAAAYVAGAYMPTASVAATTAPARGIPAILPRADWPWLEMLSGEQGAKPLLQQDTIAVPLGDGAFDLDTPADVARWRQTQERGGRSANT
- a CDS encoding Spy/CpxP family protein refolding chaperone codes for the protein MTHIRSRLLLATALASLALGTVGQAQAGAGAPRSREQQGPAGTMRRGGPAAGPNAGAGDRRMGRGGRGNPAGMLLRMRSELQLTDEQVKRLEALQDAPAARANEADLLRARADLLEATQGDGNLSKARTALDRMSALRNEQIIAGLKQRQEARGVLTAQQKTRVDNMRRELRQRGAMRGQRGAARGVRSGGGRGPGVGGMPFRGQRGPDGPLAPGMNGGRGRRGAPEAPVAPDSQ